The Apium graveolens cultivar Ventura chromosome 6, ASM990537v1, whole genome shotgun sequence genome contains a region encoding:
- the LOC141664583 gene encoding F-box/LRR-repeat protein At1g67190-like — translation MLVFLIIMGHIPVEVIGHVLSLIGDAHHVVIASMTCRKWRQAFYNYLHTLKFDDHSEHIVYGRFSGTEIETLICNTIFQTTGLQCLSIAISNTITITSGHGIFLCLRCLSLSNVVVSPLDLSLLLSACQNLVVFSLDRLEFVESHETTTIEFTTSTLLKEVSLQNMSFDNFILKADNLEKLQVRKCSFTAFDLLGKGTLKFLEIEYVIMSHFEIGENFQNLEVVNVNNHQVIWENFHHMIARSAGLTRLKLWFPGFGKIVNMESISACFPLLSHLGLKYDLSDELSLHWNATDSNLRGSYHFGNVVVLELQCLFINSCFPLWLEELLKRCPKLRKLVIHGLEFLEVCIKCSSSVIERADLKAQQLDFGMSCISKLMNIFREATYRDDNMHIFGLPCLAGGCSAYRHLEVDNRREAPISG, via the exons ATGCTAGTGTTTTTGATTATCATGGGCCATATTCCTGTTGAAGTGATCGGACATGTTCTTTCTTTAATCGGGGATGCCCACCATGTAGTCATTGCATCTATGACTTGTCGCAAGTGGCGACAGGCTTTCTATAATTACCTCCATACACTTAAATTCGATGATCACAGCGAGCACATTGTTTATGGCCGTTTTTCGGGGACTGAAATTGAAACTCTAATTTGTAATACTATTTTTCAAACCACTGGATTACAGTGCCTTTCGATAGCTATTTCTAATACCATCACGATTACTAGCGGGCACGGGATATTTCTTTGTCTGAGATGTCTTTCTTTGAGTAATGTCGTTGTGTCACCGCTGGATTTGAGTCTTCTACTCTCTGCCTGCCAAAACTTGGTGGTATTTAGCCTTGACAGGTTGGAGTTTGTGGAGTCTCATGAGACGACGACAATAGAATTTACTACGTCTACCTTATTAAAAGAAGTTTCTCTCCAAAATATGAGTTTTGATAATTTTATATTGAAGGCTGATAACCTGGAAAAGTTGCAGGTAAGAAAATGTAGTTTCACAGCTTTTGACCTTTTGGGCAAAGGTACATTGAAGTTCCTCGAGATTGAATATGTAATCATGAGTCATTTTGAAATTGGCGAGAATTTCCAAAATCTAGAAGTTGTGAATGTTAACAATCATCAAGtaatatgggaaaattttcatCATATGATAGCAAGATCAGCAGGACTGACAAGACTTAAGCTATGGTTTCCTGGCTTTGGCAAGATTGTAAACATGGAATCTATTTCAGCCTGCTTTCCTTTGTTAAGCCATCTTGGCTTGAAGTATGATTTAAGTGATGAGTTATCTCTTCATTGGAATGCAACCGATTCTAATTTACGAGGTTCATATCATTTTGGCAATGTGGTTGTTCTGGAGCTACAATGTTTATTTATTAACTCTTGTTTCCCCTTGTGGCTTGAGGAACTGCTAAAAAGATGTCCTAAGCTCAGAAAGTTAGTAATACACGGGCTCGAGTTTTTAGAGGTTTGCATAAAGTGCAGCAGCAGCGTCATAGAGAGGGCCGACTTAAAGGCCCAGCAGCTGGATTTCGGAATGTCATGTATTTCTAAGCTTATGA ACATTTTTCGTGAAGCAACTTATAGAGATGATAATATGCATATTTTTGGCTTGCCATGTCTTGCGGGAGGCTGTTCTGCCTACAGACATCTTGAAGTGGATAATAGAAGGGAAGCTCCCATAAGTGGATAA
- the LOC141664368 gene encoding uncharacterized protein LOC141664368 — MGDHLVLDVDRLVKPEIYSGLDERRSMPPEMLVVGKSSSASSSAVGASDEGMDEEEPLLTTAECRICQDEDEISNMESPCACSGSLKYAHRKCVQHWCNEKGDINCEICHQTYQPDYTAPPRPRLEEATIDIGGGWHISGTPLDLHDPRILAITEAERQMLEAEYDEYTSTNASGASFFRSAALILMALLLLRHAVTVTDVDEDGDASNFFTLFLLRATGFLFPCYIMAWAISILQRRRQRQEAAALAATHFAFILQSRTPRGLHITLASAPTATTQQRT; from the exons ATGGGTGATCATTTAGTTCTTGATGTGGACCGGCTTGTGAAGCCTGAGATATATTCTGGGTTAGATGAAAGGCGATCTATGCCGCCTGAGATGTTGGTGGTGGGTAAATCCTCCTCTGCCTCATCTTCTGCGGTGGGAGCATCAGATGAGGGAATGGATGAAGAAGAGCCCCTTTTAACCACGGCTGAGTGCCGTATTTGCCAGGATGAGGATGAAATTAGCAATATGGAGTCACCTTGTGCTTGCAGCGGCAGTCTTAAG TATGCTCACAGAAAGTGTGTTCAACACTGGTGCAATGAAAAAGGAGACATCAACTGTGAAATCTGCCATCAG ACTTATCAGCCTGATTATACTGCTCCTCCTCGACCACGGCTTGAGGAAGCTACTATAGATATTGG GGGAGGATGGCATATTTCTGGCACGCCCTTGGATCTGCATGATCCTCGCATTTTGGCAATCACAGAAGCAGAGCGTCAAATGTTAGAGGCAGAGTATGATGAATATACATCAACAAATGCTAGCGGAGCTTCGTTTTTCCGTTCAGCTGCTCTAATT TTAATGGCTCTCTTGCTATTAAGGCATGCAGTTACTGTGACTGATGTAGATGAAGATGGCGATGCATCTAACTTCTTTACT CTTTTCTTGCTGCGAGCTACTGGATTTCTGTTTCCCTGCTACATCATGGCCTGGGCCATCAGTATTTTGCAACGTCGAAGACAGAGACAG GAGGCTGCAGCACTAGCAGCAACACACTTTGCCTTCATACTACAATCAAGAACCCCCAGGGGTCTACACATTACGCTAGCTTCAGCACCCACTGCCACCACACAGCAGCGTACTTAA